The DNA region GCCATCACCTTCGGCAACTTGACCACCGACCGCGTCCTCGTCGGCTACCGAATCGGCGGCCTCGACTGGatcttcaccaacatcaccgcgGGCGCCACCCACCTCCTTGTCTCCCCAGAGACCCCcggctcctccctcaccggccccatcaacccctgGACCTTTGAACTCCGAGTCTCCAACTGGGCGTACGGCATCCAAATCGACTCCGTCCACGTCGCCAAAGGAGAGAAACTGATCAAAATCCCCGACCATGGCCGCCGCATCGAAGTCATCGGCGACAGCCTCTCCGCGGGCATGTACACCACCTACGAGGGCCTCACCAGCTGGGCCTACGGTCTTGGGGCTGGTTTAGGAAACACCGAGTACTCCGTCACTGGGTACCCGGGCATCTGCGCCGCAGATCAAGACTGCTGGGGCAACCCCCGAGGGCAAGTCCATCAGTGGTTTTACACCTCCGACACCAGCTGGAGAGCCTCCCAAATTTGGGGAGACAACCCTGAGCCATGGGACTTTTCCAAGCAACCCGCCGCGGACATCGTCGTGATAAACATCGGCACCAACGACCACAACCAACACAACAACGTCTCTACCGAGGCGTACATCGACGCGCTGGGTAAGATCATCCAGGGTGTCCACGGCAAGTGGCCCAAAGCACAAGTCATCGTCATGTCCCTTTGGCTAGGGTTCTACCAGCAGGGGAATACCTACCTCCCCAACGCGCCGGAGGGCTGGGTGAAAGAAATCCAGGACTTGGTGAAGTACTTCAACTCGGACAAGTACCTCAGCCAGCCGGTGATCTATGACGgggtgacgaagaagagcaccaagttgagggtgaagaggaaggagagccCGTTTGTGCACTGGTTCAATACCAAGGGGATCTTGCAGCATAATGATATTGGGCCGCAGTGGCATCCGACTGATGTGGGGGCTATCAAGGTTGCTAGTCACTTGCAGCAATTTATCAGGATCAAGTTTGGGTGGGAGTTGGAGGCTACGGGGCCGGAGGTGTGGCATGAGACGCTTTATTGGAATGATGAGAGCGGTTATTAGGGGGGTAGAGGTGTTCTGTTCTGTGCATAAGGTTAGGTATGAGATTGCGAGACTGGAAATATATGAAATATATGTTTGGGACAGCTCGCAAGATTAAAAAGTGCCTGTATCCTGCGTTGTGTGTGTTTAGAAGCTCCTACAAACAACACATGGCCGTTTGGATACTGCTTCCTgacttgttgttgttgtatgaACAGTGTCCGTAGGTACCTCacgcaaaagaaaaaaaaataccaTTTCAGCACAACCAAAGCACTTGTCATTCTGATACGAAGACCATAGGGGGCTTACAAGTTttggaaaacaaaaaagttCCCGCTAGACAGATGATATCAAAGTTCTGCCCCTTGGAGTGTCAGTGTCAAGCTTTTTGAGCTTGATACACAAAACCCGAGCTAAGCCACAATCCATACTCCTCAGATAAGCCGAGACATGATGCCTTGCATCATCCGCAAAAGCTCAGTCCATCTGATTTCACCTCATGATGTTTGTTTGCTACTTTGAAACGCTTCACATCCTACGACCGTGGTGTCCGAAGACGGTGCGAGACGATCCTCCAGCGTCACTGTGGAACATGAAGTATAAGTAGCAAACAAAATTTCAAAATCCTCCCATCCAGCCTGTCGGGTCTGTGTTTCCTATTCAAGACCGAAACCGGTTTCCCGGGAAGGTTGTCGTGGTGTTCTGGAAGGGCCTGCGGTCTGGACTGAAGCTGAACCGGCAGCATCACTTCGATACGATACGTAACTTGTTGGCCTCGGCGTTTAACCTCCTCCCTATGGTAGATGATTATGATGGCGAATCTAGAACACAGGTGTGTTTTGATCCATCATACACCCCCTCGTGATTCAGAACAAGCCTAGGAACGAATTAACCAGCTCCAGGGGTTGCCCGTTTAGACTAGGGCCGCCCTGTGTCTCGATACACTGCCGCGGTTGAAGACCCGGCCATAGTTCGCATGAAAATTCTTCCGCGGTCCAGCCTCATCAATGCGCGCATAACGCGGTTGTAGACTATTACCTCCTCGCAGGATGCAGCTTTGCATGGAATTCTGTCCTTCTCTCCGAGCTGGCCGGCCGAGCTGAAGCAACAATGGTGAAGCGGCCACATCCAGCATCATGGCCGCCAGCAGGTCCAGACGTTCTCGTGTTGTAAAGTGGATATACCCTCATCAGCCCCCGTTGGAGGAAAAGTCTCGCCCCCAAGGTCTAGCCTCGTCGCCCAAGCTGATGAACCGATCTATCTTTATCAGCTTCACCATCTCCATACATACCTCCGAGGTATGTCCGGACGACCTGAATGGCTGAGCCGGtctgaacaacaacaagttCATCCCATGACGGCAAGGGATCCCACGTTGTCCTGAACCATCACCGTTGAACCGAGAGCTCAGGTGAGGGCCCTCGGAGACCCGGTAGGCCCAGCCTCATTGCTACAGCCGACTCAGCCGAGCTGCATCACAGCATCCTCCCTGTAGCAGACACAATCCACCACGTGCACGTGGAAGTTGAAGAAAAACGTTGAGATGTTCACGCAAGGAGCCGCATCACCAGGTTCGCCGCTGTTGAGATCAcacgaaaagaaaaaaaagcatgGACCAGGCTCACATACCAAACCAAAGAGCTAAGCCTTCGGGTGATTGCCGTGATTTTCCAACAGGCAGGTCGATCGGTTCCCGGCCGCCTGTTAGAGTGGTGGATCTGGCTGTAACCCAGACCacctcatcccatcatcgAATCTTTCTTGTCAAGGCCTGCTCCATGTTCAGAATTGCGCAAGATATCCTCCGAACCCGGCATCATACGAGGAACATGGTTTGCTAGTAGTTTGCAAGTGTCTTCGGCACTTGGGGCTctgctttctcttctccacAGAGCACAAAGAAAGTTTTGCCTCTCCAGATTCACAAAAGTCTCGAGTTCGATAGACCCTCGATAGTTTTGCCATATCCATCGGAAATATTTGCTCCATCGCATgctgaaaaaaaaatccacTGACTCGCGAAGCTTCTTAAACCCGACGTGattttcccccctctcttcaaCATGGCGGTTCCACCCGCTGAAAACTGAATTTTTTGTTGGCCTTTTGGGGACTGTAGTCTCTTCGCCTTTCGCTCCAATTcatgatgttttttttttaaaaaaaaaaataaaaaaaattctTTTAAACTCACCTTCCCATTACGGACTGACGGATTGTTTCCATAGTTTCCACACCCCAAGACAAACGTGATCGACGAACTCTGTTCCACTGTCCCATTCTCGGTATCGGTTCGGGGTCTGCTCGGGGATGCATGGATAGGGATTGTTTACTGTCTGGGTTTCATGATGGGTTTTCCCCCCTCTGTGTCTGGGCCGATGATGAATAGCGGTGAGTTGTTCGCCTTTTGCAAAACCGCTTTGTCATGCTACTCCCCATCCCGGGGGAAAAGGTTTCATCCAGCCCCAAAAGACCGTTGGACCGTTGAAAGCCGGCAGGGATGGCCCATAGCTGATGATACACCTGCTCCGCATGTTCACCGCATTGCAAAAATGCTACCATGTCTTGCATCGAGGTCGTCTTGTCGCTCCTGTAGTAAGGTCGCAACCATCAGCCCCTTCTGTCCTGCCTTCCTCTGGTAGCGTTGCGATGTGATGTTtggtgatgttttggttCGCCTGGTTGAACCAACCAAGCGTGTCTCGCCAATTCGGGATCTGGCCGAACCGTGTgtcaaaaagggggttgcgCGCCTGTGTTTGAAACACAGAGGCTTGTCCACACGGCCCCCAATCACCCGGCACTTTCAAGCCTTCTCCGTTCTGATTCCCCAAGATAGGCAACCCGACGCGCTGGCCAAGGGGGTTTGTTCAATAACAACAGCCGACAAGAAGCGAGGCTGAAATTTTATTGTTGATGAAGCTGCAGCCTCGCGCCAACCTCGCTGTATTCGTATGTGATCaggcgagaagaagcaagGCGGCTCGTCTTGTCATAGCCCTAGGGACTCCTTCCCGGCCGCCACGAAAGATGATCATCGTCCCATTGTTCGTTTTGGCGTTGCCCGTTCCCGCACaaggggttcgtcacacaCGGGATTGCGGATGCGGAGTTCGTGATGGGTGTTCACCCCATTGTCTCATCCCACgagcctcctcttcatcatcagcgTCATATACCGCTGCGGCTGATGCAGGTAAGCAAGCTCAAGACAGGTTGAGAAACCATTCTTCTGAGACATGCATACAGTCGAGATGAAAGTTCTCGAGAGTTGAGCAAAGTTCACGATTGGTAGGGCGAAGTCCCGGCAGCTGGGTAACGGGTCACGGCTTAGCGATTGCTTAGCGTCATGATCTTCATCCGCCTCAGCCGCCATGCAGAAGCACAGGGCAcagatcaccaccaaccaccactaCCAAGAAGCCCATTGTTTCAGCCATTCCTACCGCGGCTTATCAATATTTTGCTCACGGAGGTGCCCCGGGCGTGCGTCCATCACCGAATAAATCGAGCTAGCAGttagcagcggcagcggcaggaAGGGACGGGCTGATCGAGATCAGATCATCTGATGATGGTTCTCGGGGAATGCCTGTGTGAAGGATTCGCCTACCCCGAGCCGGTATCTTGACTCTTTTCAGCTTGTCCGTTATGAGGATAG from Podospora pseudoanserina strain CBS 124.78 chromosome 1, whole genome shotgun sequence includes:
- a CDS encoding hypothetical protein (CAZy:CE2; EggNog:ENOG503NZ4Y; COG:O), with amino-acid sequence MLSLSKLAVLGLGLISQASAVILQNGQVRETNFPNTRLDSFSPSSYRTYPANASEISYKGRWDSKYVSWWSAPGIKFGYTGQTVAITFGNLTTDRVLVGYRIGGLDWIFTNITAGATHLLVSPETPGSSLTGPINPWTFELRVSNWAYGIQIDSVHVAKGEKLIKIPDHGRRIEVIGDSLSAGMYTTYEGLTSWAYGLGAGLGNTEYSVTGYPGICAADQDCWGNPRGQVHQWFYTSDTSWRASQIWGDNPEPWDFSKQPAADIVVINIGTNDHNQHNNVSTEAYIDALGKIIQGVHGKWPKAQVIVMSLWLGFYQQGNTYLPNAPEGWVKEIQDLVKYFNSDKYLSQPVIYDGVTKKSTKLRVKRKESPFVHWFNTKGILQHNDIGPQWHPTDVGAIKVASHLQQFIRIKFGWELEATGPEVWHETLYWNDESGY